CCGGCCGGCCGAAGTCGCCGACGGGCAGGATGCCGCGCAGGGAGGTCATGGCCGTCACCCAGCCGTTGAGCCCGGGGTCGGACGGGCAGACGAGGGCGAGCCGTCCGCCGGGCCGCAGGGCGCGGCCGATGTGGGCGAAGGCGGCCTCGGGGTCCTCGAAGAACATGGCGCTGTACCGGCTGATCGCCGCGTCGAAGGTGCCCTCGTCGTAGGGGTGCGTCTGGGCGTCGCCGCGGGTGAAGGTGACGTTGTCGACGCCTTCGGCGGCGGCGCGGGCGCGGGCCTCGGCGAGCATCGGGGCGGAGAGGTCGAGGCCGAGCGCGTGGCCGCGCGGGGCACGGCGGGCGGCGAGCCGGGTGGTCTGTCCGGCGCCGCAGCCGAAGTCCAGGGTGCGGTGCGCGCCGGTGATGCCGGCGGCATCGAGCAGCGGGGTGTTGAAGCCGTCGTTGACGGCGTTCCAGCGGTCCTGGTGGCGGGCCCAGTGGGCGCCCTCGGGGCCGTTCCAGGCCTGGTCCTGCGCGGTGTTCACGATGGTGGTCACGACCGCCTCCTCGCACGAAGGGAAGTATGGGCACGCGCCCATTCCCGAACAGTATGGGCGTGTGCCCATACCGGCAATCACGTTTACCATCCAGGCAGTCGGATCCGGCCGGGGTCCGGGGAGAGGGAGACGGGCCCATGTCACCGCGCGGAGTGGCGACGCCGGACGTGCGCGAGCGGCTGTTCGCGGCGGCCGAGCGGGTCGTCGAAAGGGATGGACCGGGTGCGCTCACCAGCCGTTCCGTGACGACCGAGGCGGGCTGCGCGAAGGGGCTGCTGCACGCCCACTTCTCGGGCTTCGACGAGTTCGTGGCCGAGCTGTGCCTGGACCGCTTCGCCCGTACGGCGGCGAAGGCCCGGGCGCTGGCCGGGGCGGTCGGCCAGGGCACCGTCGGCGGGAACCTCGACGCCGTCGTCCTCGCGCTCTTCGACGCGGGAGGCCCGGCGGTCTCCGGCCTCGCCATGGCCCGTCCCGCCGCCGCGCTCCGGATCCGCGAGGCGCTGGCCGCCGGCGCGCCGGGGTTCTCGGCGATCGAGGAGGCCGTCGCCGGCTATCTGGAGGCCGAGCGCGGGCTGGGCCGGGTCCCGGCCGGCCTGGACCCGGCCGGCGCGGCCCTCGCCCTCGTCGGCACCAGCCACCACCTGTTGATGACCACCTGGCCCGGCTCCCCCGACCCCCGCCCGGCGGTCCGGCGGCTGCTGGCCACGCTGGTGCCGGAGGTCTAGGCCGCCTCTTCCGGATCATGCCGGGCTCGCGACGCCTGGCACGCACCCTCGCCGCGTTGTCGTCGGTCGCCGACGCTCCGCGTCGACTCCCTCCTCCGCCTTGCGAGCGCACGCACCAGACGCCGCTCCCTGATCCGGCCTGATCCGAAAGAAACGACCTAGGCCCGGGTTCCGCGGCGGGACCGGGCCCGCTCGACGAACGTCCGGAAATCGACCATGCCGTCGGACGGCAGCGCCGCGCGGGCCCTGGCGGACCATGCCGAGGGGCGATACCGCCGCAATGGCGTTAGAAAGGGTGAACAACGGATAGTCGGTGAAAAAGTGCCCTATGTGCCCGTGCGGTCATAGGCGGCGACACTTCGCACGCTCATACGGAAGGCGGCAAGCGTGACGCGACCGAGGATTCTCGTGGTGGGCGCCGGTTTCGCCGGAGTGGGCTGTGTGAAGCGGCTCGAACGGCGGCTGACCGAGCGGGAGGCGCGGATCACGCTGCTCTCCCCCTTCTCGTACCAGCTCTACCTGCCGCTGCTCCCCCAGGTGGCGGCGGGCGTCCTGACCCCGCAGTCGGTGGCGCTGTCGCTGCGGCGCAGCCAGAAGCACCGGACCCGGATCATGCCGGGCGGCGCGGTGGGCGTGGACACGGCGGCGAAGGCCGTGGTGGTGCGGACGATCTCCGGGGAGTACGAGGTCGAGCCGTACGACCATCTGGTCCTCGCGCCCGGCAGCGTCACCCGGACCTTCGACATCCCGGGGCTCGCCGACCACGCCCGGGGCATGAAGACGCTGGCCGAGGCGGTGTACATCCGCGACCACGTCATCGCCCAGCTGGACCTGGCCGACGCCAGCGACGACGAGGCCGAGCGGGCCGCGCGGCTCCAGTTCGTGGTGGTCGGCGGCGGGTACGCGGGCACCGAGACGGCGGCCTGCCTCCAGCTGCTCACCCACAACGCGGTCAAGCGGTACCCGCGGCTCGACCCGGCGCTCATCAAGTGGCACCTGGTGGACATCGCGCCCCGGCTGATGCCCGAGCTCGGCGAGAAGCTCGGCGCGGCCGCCATGGACATCCTCACCAAGCGGGGCATCCAGGTCTCGCTGGGCGTGTCGGTGGCCTCGGTGGACGACGAGACCGTCACCCTCACGGACGGCAGGGTGCTGCCCTGCCGCACCCTCATCTGGACGGCCGGCGTGGCCGCGAGCCCGCTCGTCGCGACGGTCGGCGCCGAGACCGTCCGCGGCCGGCTGGTCACGACGCCGGAGATGCGGGTGCCGGGGCTCGACGGGGTGTGGGCGCTCGGCGACGCAGCGGCGGTGCCGGACCTGGCGAAGGGCGAGGAGGGCGCGATCTGCCCGCCGACGGCCCAGCACGCCATGCGCCAGGGCAAGACGCTCGCCGACAACCTGGTGGCGACCCTGCGCGGCCAGTCGACGCACCCGTACACGCACAAGGACCTGGGTCTGGTGGTGGACCTGGGCGGGATGGACGGGGTGTCGAAGCCGCTGGGCGTGGAGCTGCACGGGCCGGCGGCGCAGGCGGTGGCGCGCGGCTACCACTGGGCGGCGCTGCGGACCAATGTGGCGAAGACCCGGGTGATGACGAACTGGCTGCTGAACGCGGTGGCCGGGGACGACTACGTACGCACCGGGTTCCTCGCCTCGAAGGCGGGGACGCTGCGCGACTTCGAGTACACCGACGCCTATCTGACGCCGGACCAGGTGCGGCTGCACACCGGCCCGTTCCGGGGCGCGGTCGGCTGACCCCGCTCCCCGCCCGCCCGGCCGGCCCCCGGACCCCCGCGCTCAGCGGGCGAGTGCGGGGGCCGGTCCCATGACGACGACGGGTTCGGCGGCCGGGTCGAGGCTGATCAGCAGGGTGCGCAGGTCGTCGCGGTCGAGTGCGACGCACGCCTGGGTGGGGCCGCCGTGGTCGACGTGGATCCAGACGCCGCCGCCCTTGTCCGCGCCGAGCGGGCGCTCCTTGTCGAGGGGGGTGCGGCCGGGGACGCGGTTGTAGTCGATGGCGATGACGTGGTCGAAGGAGCCTTCGAGGGATTCGCCGTGGAAGCCGGTGCCGCTGATGGCGAACTCGGGGTCCTCGTCGTACGGGAGGCGGGCGCCCGGGTCCGGCAGCCGGCCGCCGGCGTCGCCGATGCGGTAGACGCCGATGGGGGTGCGCAGGTCGCCAGCGGAGTGGTCGGTGGTCCAGCCCTTGAGCGCGTTGTGCGCGGGCCAGGGACCGCCTGCCTCGTACCACCGGCCGCCGGGGGCGCGCTGGTGGAGGACGACGGTGGCGGTGTTGCTGTTCTCGGTGGCGCCGGTGACGACCAGGGCCTGGGTGGTGCCGTCGGGGATCCGGGCCTGGGTGAGCGGGCCGATGCCGGGGATGCGGACGGGGCCGGCGGGGCGGGCGTCGGTGGCCTCGGGGGCCGTGGCCTTCGCGGCGGCGGAGGGCCGGGCGGGCGTCGTCGGCGGGGTGGCGGTCGGTTCGGGGTGCGCGCAGCCGGTGAGCAGCAGGGCCGCGCACAGGGTGCCGGCGCCGAGGAGCGCGGGGGCGCCCTTGCGGACGAAGGCGGGCATGGGAAGGCATCCTCCTGGCCGGGGGCAGTGCAGCGATCCGTACCCGCTGGGCGGGCGGCGCTGCGCGGGAGGGCGGCGGCCCACCCGTACGGCGGAGCGGGCGGTGCGGCTATGCGGTTGACCGGCGGGCGGTGGGTGCGATGGGGTGCGGCAATGAGCGATCTTGAGGGGTACGGGCAGCTGCGGGTGGTCCCGGCGGCGGGCGAGCGGGAGCTGGCCGACTGGCGGGCGGTGCACAACGCGATCATCCCGACGGCGGTGCTGTCGGCGGACGAGGTGCGGGAGCGGGCCGGGCGGAACCGGCTGGACGTGGCCTACCTGGGCGGGGTGGCGGTGGGGTGTTCCACCGTGCGTCCGCCGGACGAGGAGACGCCGGCGGCGACGGTCATCGCGCGGATCCTGCCGGAGTACCGGCGGCGGGGCTTCGGGACGGCGCTGTACGAGCAGGGCCTGGCGCACGCCCGGACGCTGAGCGGCGCGGGGGTCGAGACGGTGGTGCTGGCGTCGAACGAGGAGGGGTTGCGGTTCGCGCTGGCGCGCGGCTTCACGGAGGTGGAGCGGTATGTGCTGCCGGGCGACACGATCCCGTTCGTGACCCTGCGGCTCGGCTGATCCACCGTACGGCACACG
The Streptomyces roseofulvus genome window above contains:
- a CDS encoding class I SAM-dependent methyltransferase; this encodes MTTIVNTAQDQAWNGPEGAHWARHQDRWNAVNDGFNTPLLDAAGITGAHRTLDFGCGAGQTTRLAARRAPRGHALGLDLSAPMLAEARARAAAEGVDNVTFTRGDAQTHPYDEGTFDAAISRYSAMFFEDPEAAFAHIGRALRPGGRLALVCPSDPGLNGWVTAMTSLRGILPVGDFGRPGVPGMFSLADPDAVRALLAAAGFTGIAVEETRAYGTWGRDAADAADFLLATGPGRHLMDQADEPTRARARTALTEHLRAHETPGGVRLLSTAWLVTAERPRFPPRA
- a CDS encoding TetR/AcrR family transcriptional regulator; this encodes MSPRGVATPDVRERLFAAAERVVERDGPGALTSRSVTTEAGCAKGLLHAHFSGFDEFVAELCLDRFARTAAKARALAGAVGQGTVGGNLDAVVLALFDAGGPAVSGLAMARPAAALRIREALAAGAPGFSAIEEAVAGYLEAERGLGRVPAGLDPAGAALALVGTSHHLLMTTWPGSPDPRPAVRRLLATLVPEV
- a CDS encoding NAD(P)/FAD-dependent oxidoreductase codes for the protein MTRPRILVVGAGFAGVGCVKRLERRLTEREARITLLSPFSYQLYLPLLPQVAAGVLTPQSVALSLRRSQKHRTRIMPGGAVGVDTAAKAVVVRTISGEYEVEPYDHLVLAPGSVTRTFDIPGLADHARGMKTLAEAVYIRDHVIAQLDLADASDDEAERAARLQFVVVGGGYAGTETAACLQLLTHNAVKRYPRLDPALIKWHLVDIAPRLMPELGEKLGAAAMDILTKRGIQVSLGVSVASVDDETVTLTDGRVLPCRTLIWTAGVAASPLVATVGAETVRGRLVTTPEMRVPGLDGVWALGDAAAVPDLAKGEEGAICPPTAQHAMRQGKTLADNLVATLRGQSTHPYTHKDLGLVVDLGGMDGVSKPLGVELHGPAAQAVARGYHWAALRTNVAKTRVMTNWLLNAVAGDDYVRTGFLASKAGTLRDFEYTDAYLTPDQVRLHTGPFRGAVG
- a CDS encoding L,D-transpeptidase family protein gives rise to the protein MPAFVRKGAPALLGAGTLCAALLLTGCAHPEPTATPPTTPARPSAAAKATAPEATDARPAGPVRIPGIGPLTQARIPDGTTQALVVTGATENSNTATVVLHQRAPGGRWYEAGGPWPAHNALKGWTTDHSAGDLRTPIGVYRIGDAGGRLPDPGARLPYDEDPEFAISGTGFHGESLEGSFDHVIAIDYNRVPGRTPLDKERPLGADKGGGVWIHVDHGGPTQACVALDRDDLRTLLISLDPAAEPVVVMGPAPALAR
- a CDS encoding GNAT family N-acetyltransferase encodes the protein MSDLEGYGQLRVVPAAGERELADWRAVHNAIIPTAVLSADEVRERAGRNRLDVAYLGGVAVGCSTVRPPDEETPAATVIARILPEYRRRGFGTALYEQGLAHARTLSGAGVETVVLASNEEGLRFALARGFTEVERYVLPGDTIPFVTLRLG